A stretch of DNA from Aliarcobacter thereius LMG 24486:
AAAATGAAGGTAGAGCAGATGGTAATTTCTCATCTTATAACACAACGGATCAAAGTTCAGATTTTACTATGAAGCAAATAGATATTATCCCTTATTATAATATTTTAGATAATACATTTTGGACAACAATTGATTTAGGAGTTGATTTCAAATTAATTGATGCAGATTATGAAGTTTCAGGAATTCCTAATAGTAAAATTTCAAAATCTTTTGTGCTTCCAATGGGGTATGCAAGAGCAAGAGTTGAAATTCCAGCAACACCATTTGGAATTGAAGCAGATATAAAATATATTAAGTATAGTGATAATCAAGCTTATGATAGCAAAATAAAAATAGATTATACTTTTGATTTTCCAGTTGTTCAACCAGCTTTAGAAGTTGGATATAGAGTTCAAAAAATTAAAGTTGATAAATTGTCAAATTTAGAAACAGATTTAGATTTCAGTGGAGTTTATGCAGGATTAATGCTTAGATTTTAAATAAAAAAAGGAGAAGATAAATTCTTCTCCTTTTTCTTAAAATATTAGAAATTTTTACTCTTCAAATGAACCAAGATTCATGATTTTTTGATATTTTTTAGCTTGTCTCTCTTCAGGACTTAATAATTTTAACTCTTCTAAAGAGTCTAAAAAATACTTCTTAAGAGCCATAATAGCTTCATCTTTTTTTCTATGAGCACCGATTAAAGGCTCATTTATAACATCTTCTATCAGATTTTGTTGTTTTAAGTTTTCAGCTGTAATTTTTAAAGCTTGTGCAGCTGTTTCAACTTTTGTTGGATCATTCCATAAGATTGCACTACAACCTTCAGGAGAAATAACTGCATAAACAGAATATCTCATCATAGCAAGTTTATCAGCTATACTAATTGCTAGTGCTCCACCACTTCCACCTTCTCCAATTACAACTGAAACAGATGGAGTAGTTAGATTTGCAAATTCATAAAGATTTCTAGCAATAGCTTCACTTTGATTTCTCTCTTCTGCTCCAAGTCCTGGATATGCACCTGGAGTGTCAACTAACATAAGAATAGGAATTTGGAATTTTTCAGCCATTTGAGCAGCTCTTAAAGCTTTTCTATAACCTTCAGGATTTGGCATACCAAAGTTTCTTTTTAATTTCTCTTTAGTTCCTCTACCTTTTTGTTCACCAATTATTAATACTTGTTGTTCATTTATAAAGCCTAAATAGCAAACAATAGCATGGTCATCAATATAGTGTCTATCTCCATGAATCTCATAAGCTTGATCTAAAATACCATTTATATAATCAAGTGCATAAGGTCTATCAGGATGTCTTGCTAATTGAAGTTTTTGATAATCATTTAAATTTTTAAAAGTTTTTTCAACTTCTTTTTCAAGTTTTTTTTCTAAGATTTCAATTGCAGGTTCATCAGCTTTAATTCTAGCTAATACAATTTCATCTTCAATTTTTTTAATTTTCTCTTCGAATTCTAAATAAGTTGCCAATATTTTTCCTTAAAATAAAGAGCATTGCTACTCTTAGATTTTTAAATTATTTTGTAAATTTTTTAAAAATTACAGAACCGTTAGTTCCACCAAAACCAAAATTATTTGTCATTACTGTATTTAGTTCTACATTTCTAGCAATATTTGGAATTACATCTAAATCACATTCTGGATCTTGATTTTCTACATTAATTGTTGGAGGGATTATTCCATCATTTAATGCTTTTATTGTCATAATAGCTTCAATCGCTCCTGCTGCACCAAGGCAGTGTCCAATTTGACCTTTTATTGATGATACTAAAGGAGAGTTTTCTTTTCCTCCAAATAGTTCTTTTATAGCTGAAGTTTCATTTTTATCTCCAACAGGAGTTGAAGTCCCATGCATATTTATATAATCAATTTTTACAGAAGTTCCTAAAGTTCTCTCTGCCATTAAAAGAGCAGATTTCATAGCTCTTAAAGGACCATCAACAACTGGAGAAGTTATATGATTTGCATCACCACTCTCTCCAAAACCAATAATTTCACAATAAATTTTTGCATTTCTTTCTAATGCACTATCTAAAGATTCTATAACTAGTGCTCCAGCACCTTCTCCCATTACAAAACCATCTCTATCTATATCAAATGGTCTTGAAGATTTTTTAGGATCATCATTTCTTGTTGAAAGAGCTTTCATAGCAGCAAAGCCACCAACACCAGCACCACAAACGGCACTTTCAGCCCCAACAACTAAAATTCTATCAGCCCCATCTAAAGCAATTGTTTTAAAAGCATCACAAATAGCATGAGTAGAAGCTGCACAAGCAGTAACATGACTTAAAGAAGGACCTTTTAAATTATGTTCAATTGAAATAAATCCACTTAACATATTTGATAATGAAGAAGGAATAAAAAATGGAGATATTTTTCTTGAACCTCTTGTGTCACAAATTGTAGAGTTTTTTTGAATTGTTGATAATCCACCAATTCCAGAACCTGAAATGATTCCAAATCTAGCAGCATCATTTTCATCTACTTTTTTATTTTCGCTTGTAACAAATCCACTATCAATCATAGCTTCATGAGCTGCTTTAATTCCTAATTGAATAAATCTATCAGCTTTTTTTACCTCTTTTTTATCCATTACAGTTTCAGGATCAAAGTTTTTTACTTCTCCTGCAATTTGTACTGTAAAATCACTTGCATCAAAAAGTGTGATTGTATCAATTCCACAAACACCATTTTTAATTGCTTCAAAAGATTCTGCAACAGAGTGTCCTGTTGAATTTATAGTACCTAGACCTGTAATAACAACTCTCTTCATAAAATATGCTCCATTTTCAAAATTTATTTAAATTACTCAATTTTTTTATAAAAACTCAATAATAAAAATTAAATGAAAGAAAAATCTTTCATTTAAAGTACACGCAAGAAATTATGCGTTGTTTTCAATGTATGATATAGCATCACCAACAGTTAAGATTTTTTCAGCTTCTTCATCTGGAATTTCAATATCGAATTTCTCTTCTAAAGCCATAACTAACTCAACAACATCTAGAGAGTCAGCCCCTAAATCTTCAATAAATTTTGAATCCTCTTTTACTTCTGCTGGATCACAATCTAGTTGATCTACAACTACTGCTTTTACATCATCAAATAATGCCATTTTTAATTCCTTTTTTAAAATTGTCCTAAAATTATACCAAAAAAGTTTAAAAAAACTTTTAAATTAAATAAATATATATTTATTTAATTAGATTATACATATAAACCCCCATTAACTTTTAATATTTCACCTGTAATATAGCTTGAATGATCACTTAAAAGAAATGCAACTGCATCAGCAATTTCACTTGGATTTCCAAATCTTGAAAGAGGAATATTTTTTTCATATTCAGCTTTTACTTCATCTTTTAATAAATCAGTCATATCTGTTTTAATAAATCCAGGAGTTACACTATTAAATCTTATATTTCTACTTGCACCCTCTTTTGCAAATGATTTTGTCATAGTATTTACTCCACCTTTTGAAGCAGAATAGTTTGTTTGCCCAGGATTTCCCATTTCTCCAACTATAGAAGAGATATTTACCACCGAACCAAATCTTTTTTTACTCATTGTTTTTAAAGATTCTCTACAACCAATAAATGTAGAAACTAAGTTTGCATTAATTACATCTGTAAAATCTTCAACACTCATTCTAAGAGCTAGTTTATCTTTTGTAATTCCTGCATTGTTTACTAAATATGATAATTCTCCATCACTATCAACAATAGTTTTTATTGCATTGATAAATTCTTCTTCATTTGATACATCTGCTTTTATAATTGCAGCAGTTCCACCATTTTTTTCTATATTCTCTTTTAGAGCTTCTGCTTCTTCTATTTTACTTCTATAATTAATCCAAACTTTTAAACCATAAGAAGCAAGATTTCTTGCAATTTCTGCACCAATTCCTTTACTTGCACCTGTAATTAATACATTTTTACCTGTAAATTTCATTTTTATCCTTTATTTTGTTAATTTTATTATATCAATTCTTTAATTTAAATATTTATTATGCTCTATGAAAAATCTTTTCTCTAAATTTAATTGCAATAAGATAGAATATTGGCATATCCAAAAGAGCTAAGGATACTTTTATTAAATAATCTCCAATTATTAGTTTTAAAATAGTTTCAAAAGGCATTACAAATGAAAATGCCAATATGAAGAAGATTGAAGTATCAAAAAATTGTCCTATTAGTGTACTTCCATTACTTCTTAGCCACCAAAGATTTATAAATTTTCTTTTTAAAAATTTAAATATTCTTACATTTATATATTGTGAAACAACTAAACAAGTAAGCGATGCAAAGGCTATTTGCCAACCAGCAATTAAAATTGTTGGAATAATTGCAATTAAAACTCCATATTTAATTACATTCAAAACCTCTTTTTTTTCAAAGTTCTCACTTAATATATCAGTTAGTAAAAATGTAAATGGAAACATAATTGCTCCATAAGTAAGCCATTCATTAATGGGAAATTGAACTGTATAGTTTGCTGTAATTACTAATGATGAAAATATTGTTACATATAAAATTAGTTGTTTTTTTGTCATTTATTCTCTTTTTTTATTTTTAAGCCTAATATTTTACTATCTCTTATATAAAAATTAGCAAAATCGAAACTTATATAGATTAAGATATAATCTAAAATTAAATAATAAAAAGGTTTTTTATGGAAATTATGCAAAATGCTATTACAGTACACATCTATTCTTTATATGTTTTTCTATTTATAATGATGTTTAATCTTTATTCAGTTATTAATAGAAAAAGTTTCATATCTTTAGCCAAAAGATTAAAGTTTATGACTCCAATATATCATTTAAGTAATGCAATAGTAATTTATACTGGAACAATTGTTGCTTTTTATTCACATATGTTTAGTCTTAAAATTGCTATTATGATACCAGCTTCAATATTTTTACTTGTGATTGAAATTAAAAGGTATAAAAAACAAAGAGTTATATTGGTATCACAAACAGAACTTCAAGAAGAGTTTTATAAATATGCAAGTAAAATATATATGATAGAAATTACTGTTTTAATATTAATATTTATGCTTTCAAGAGTTCTTTAAATGCAATATGTTTTTGATAAAAATGCGAAGGATAATACTCTTTTTATAAAAGATGAAAATTATAATTACTTAATAAAAGCAAGAAGACATAAGCTTGGAGATAAAATTGCTTTTAGAAACTTAGAAGATAATTTTATCTATATTTACAAGCTTTCAAATATAGATAAAAAATCTGCAATTTTAGATTTAGAGTTAGAAGAAGAGAAAATTATTGAAAATGATAAAGAGCTTCATCTTGCTTGGTGTATTATTGATCCAAAAATAATTTATGAAAATATAACAAGTTTAAATGAACTTGGAGTTTCTAAAATAAGTTTTATATATAGTGATTTTTCACAAAAGAATTTCAAAATAAATTTTGAAAAGTTAGAAAAAATATTAATTAATTCTTCTTCTCAATGTGGAAGAAGTAGTATTGTTAAAATTGATATATATAAAAATATTGATGAATTTATTAAAGATTATCCAAAATCATATATTCTTGATTTTTCTAATAATTTAATAGAAAGTAAAAAAGATTTAATTGATAATTTAATTGTTGGTCCTGAAGGTGGATTTTCAAAAAGAGAAAGAGAACTTTTTAATAAAGATTTAGTACTTGGATTTAAATCAAATTTGGTTTTAAGATCAGAAACTGCAATTATATCTGCAAGTTCAAAGATAATTATATAAAAAACATATAAAAAAAGCTAGAAATTTCTTTCTAGCTTTTGAAAATAGGAGATATTCTTAGTGAATATCTCTCCATTTTACACCTTTCCATAAGAAAGCAATTATTGCAAAAATTATTGCATATACAATAAATCTTGGTCCTAATTCTTCTCTTTCTTGTTTCTTAGTATCACCAATCTCTTCAAGATAAGCAATAACTTGTTCTTGAGATTCTTGATTTAAACCAACTCTTGGCATTGCTGTACCTTCAAGTAATTTTTGAGGGTCATTTACAAGTTTACCAATATAATCTGGTCCTCTACTGATAATATGTTGAGATAAATCAGGAGGAAGTTTTCCCATATATCTAGCTATATCATCATGATTTGTAAAAGATAACATAGTTTTATCTTTCATATCAGCATATTGTAAATCATGACATCTTTGACAAGCATTAACATAAACTTCTTTATTTGTCATCTCTTTTGGAGCAATGGCTTCTAAATAAGCAACCATATCAGCTATTTCTTGAGAACTCATCCATCCATAACCTGGCATTGGGTGAGCAGCTGAACCATCTTCAAATTTATGAGATACTTTTGAAGCAAGTATAGGATCTTTTATAAATGCTACTAAAAATTCTTTAGTATAAAGTTTACCAGAACTTCCTAAATCAGGTGGAGTAACTCCATATGCAGAGCTTAATGTAGCATTATCCATAACTTGTGCAAAACCTTTTGATTCAATGCTATGACAAGCTGTACAGTTTGCATTTACTAGCATTTCACCATTTGATACATTACCATTTGCATTTATAGCTTCTTGATTACTTGCCCAAAATTCATTGATAGTTTTTTCAAAATTTTGAGCTTTTGTTAATTCAGCTTCAGCTGCTTTTACAGCTTTTTCTAAATTAGATCTATTTTCATCATTTGCTTTTACTAAAGCTTTATTTGCATCATCTAAAGCAATCTGAAGTTTATTAACATTCTCTTTTGAAGTTTGTGAATCAGCTTCTGCAAAATTAAAATTTGCATTTGACACAGATGGATGCATTTGAGAGTGAGCAAAAGGCTCAACACCCCAATACATTACAAGTGTAAGAACTACAACTACTGCTAATATTTTTAATTCTCTCATCTTTTATCCTCTTCTTTCTTGATCTTTTTTCGTAATAAATGGAAGTAGAACAAATAGTAGAATAAATGTAATTGCTGCAAAGAATCCTACCCAAGCATTTGTACCTGTTGGAGGAAGTTTTCCCCAGATTGTTAATACAATTAAATCTGCAACTAAAATCCAGAACCAAATAAAGAAAAATGGTCTTTTGTGTGCTGGAAGAACTTTACTATCTCTATCTAACCAAGGTAAAACAAAGAAAACACCATTTGCAAATGCAAATGCCATTAAACCTAAATTAAATGCTGAAATTCCAGCAATATCAAAGAAGAAACCTCTTAAAACTTCATATGACCATAAGAAATACCACTCAGGGTAAATATGAGCTGGAGTAACCATTGGGTTTGCTGGTTCAAAGTTAATTGGATCCATTGCAAAACTATAATGGAAGAACACTAAATAGAAGTAGAAAATTAAGAAAACTCCAAGAACTGCTAAATCTTTTGAGATAAATACAGGCCAGAAAGGAATAACTTTTGACTCTTTTTTATTTCCTGAAAGATATTTTTGTGCTTCTGCATCATAATCAATATCTTCTGAACTTTGGTTATTAACGTGAGGAATTCTTAATGTATAGAAGTGTAATCCAATTAATCCCATAATAACTATTGGTAATAAGAAAACATGAAGCATAAAGAATCTTGTAAGAGTTGCATCAGCAACGTTAAAATCACCTCTAATCCAAACTACAAGTGCATCACCAATAAAAGGTACTCCACCAAATAAGTTTGTAATAACCATAGCTGCCCAATAAGACATTTGTCCCCATGGAAGCATATATCCAGAGAAACCAGCTGCAGAGAATGTAACAAATAGTAACATACCAGAAATCCAAATCATCTCTCTACCTTGCTTATAAGAACCATAATAAATTCCAGTAAGCATATGAATATAGATAATTAAGAAAATAACAGAAGCTGCAACTCCGTGCATATGTCTAAATAACCAACCAAATGCAACTTCTTGCATAATTGTATAGTTTACAGAATTGAATGCTAAATTAACATCAGGTTTATAGTACATCATTAAAAATAATCCAGAGATTACTAAAATACCAAATGTTGTAGCAAGAAGAACACCCATAGCCCATAAAAAGTTTATATCTTTTGGAATCCAGTATTCTGTCATCATTATTTTATTAAATGCTTTAACATTTAATCTTTGGTCTAACCACTCTCCTACAGAGTTAGCTTTTTCAAATTTTGCCATTGCTCTTCCTTTATGCCATCATCGCTTCAGCGATTTGTTTGTATTCTGGTCCTTCGTTTCCTAAAACCAAAGTATTTCCCTCAATTTCAAATGGTGGTAAATCTAAAGGTCTTGGTGGTGGACCAAAAGTCTGTTTCCCACTTGCATCGAAAACACCACCGTGACATGCACATTTCCATTCAGTTTTTTTCCAAGCTGGAATACAACCTAGGTGAGTACATAATCCAATAGCAACAGTATATCTGTCATTTGCAACAACTAGATCTCTAGCACTATTATCCATATCAGCTGTTTTTTTAAGTACGAAAATTGGTTTTCCTCTCCATGTAAATGTTTCTGGTTCACCAGCTTTTAAAGCACTTAAATCAACTTTAGTAAATCCACCAGCAAGAACGCTAGGAAGTGGATCCCAAACCTGTTTCATCCCGTATAAAGATGCGGCTCCTCCAACTGCAGCAACTGCTACAAAAGAGTAACCAATAAAATCTCGTCTATTAGTGTTTTTAGACATATTTGGCTTCCTTTTTTTAAAATTAGAATCGAGGTTGATTGTATTGAAATATTACTTAAAGCTTATTGACATATATCAAAATGCTTAATGATTGTGGAATAAAAGTAACAAGTACTTTAAGAATTAGAAGTAAAACTTATTAGAAAATCTTAAGATTTTCTAATAAAACTAATGATATTTTCTTCGATTTTTTCTCTTTGTATAACTAAATTATGAATAATTTTTGAGTTAAATAGCTCTTTTATTGTATCAGGTAATTTGGCATTAAATTTAGTAGAAATCTCTTCTAAAGCCTCTTTATCTGTGTATTTAGTGCTGTTTTGATTTAAAGCATTTAAAACAGTTGGAGAGAACTTTGTCCATTCAGCTGTTGAATAAATTACAGTGATTAAATCTTTATCTTTTAGCTCTTTGTATGCTTTGATACAAGTTGCTGTATGTGGATCCATTAAATAACCATTATCTAAAAAATCTTTAATTGTTTGATTACCAAATGAATCATTACTAAATGTAGCAGAAAAGTATTTTTGTAGCTCTTTTGTTTCATCTTGACTCATTGTAAAAATATTTTTAGAGTTTAGATCTTCCATCAACTCTTTTGTTCTTTTTGCTCCAAAAAGATCATAAATAACTCTTTCAATATTTGATGATTTCAAGATATCCATAGCTGGAGATTTTGTTAATTTTAAGTCTTTATCTCTTATATCATATATACCAGTTGTTAACCATTCAGTTAAAATATTATTTTCATTTGAGGCAACTAAAAGTTTTTCAACATTTAAGCCCATTTTTTGTGCATAATAAGCACCTAAAACATTTCCAAAGTTTCCACTTGGAACTACAAGATATATCTTTTCACCATTTTTAATAGCATTTTGTCTTATAAGCTCTAAATATGACCAAAAGTGATATATGATTTGAAAAATAATTCTTCCAAAATTTACACTATTTGCAGCACTTAGTTTAATATTTTCTTTTTCTAACTCTTCTTTAAAACTATTTGAAGATAAAAGAGATTTTAGTGCATTTTGTGCATCATCAAAATTTCCTTCGATTCCTAGTACTTTTAAATTTTCTGCTTTTTCACAAACCATTTGAAGTTTTTGAACATCACTTGTCCCTCCATCTGGATATAAACATACAACTTGAATATTTTTCTTATTTCTAAAAGTACTTAATGCAGCAGGTCCAGTATCTCCACTTGTTGCAGCTAGAATCAGATAGTTTTCATTCTTTTTTTGTGCAAGAGAACTTAAAATTGAGCCAAAAGGTTGTAAAGCCATATCTTTAAATGCTCTTGTTGGACCATGATATTGCTCATTTACATATAAATCATTTTTTACTTTTACAACTGGGCTTGGATTATTTTTATCATCAAAATTATCATATAAATCTAAAGCTTTTTTTATTTCACTATCTTCAATATCAATTTTAAATGCTTTTAAAATATTAAATGCAAGCTCTTTATAACTTTTATCTAGATGATTTTGTATAAAATCTTTTTCTAAATTTGGTAAATTTTTTGGTACATAAAGACCACCAAAAGATGCACTAGGATTTAAAATTGCTTCGCTAAAGCTAACTTCATTTGGTTTAATTCCATCATTTCCTCTTGTTTCAATAAAACTCATATCTTCTCCTAATTAATCATTTAGTAATTTTTCTATATTTATTCCATTATTTGGATTGTCAACTCTTATAAATTGTGTACCAATTCCATCACTTGTAAAGAGTTCAAGCAAAATTGAGTGCTCAACTCTTCCATCAATAATATGTGCTTTATTTACACCATTATGAATAGCTTTTATGCAAGAATCAACTTTTGGAATCATTCCTCCAGCGATTGTTCCATCTTTTTTATAATCTTCAACACTTTTTTTATCTAAAGTTTGGATTAAATTTTTCTCTTTATCTAAAACACCAATTGTATCTGTTAAAAATATAACTTTTTGTGCTTTTACTGCACTTGCAATTTCACAAGCTGCTACATCAGCATTTATATTAAATCCTGGATGATTTGGTTCAAGTGAATCACCAATTGGAGCAATAACAGGAATAAATCCTTCGCCTAAAAGTTTATTAATCATTTCACCATTTACATAATCAATTTCACCTGTAAAACCAAATTTACCACCATCTTTTGGACTAGCTTTTATTATTCCACTATCTTTTCCTGAAATACCAATAGCTTTTGCTCCATGATGATTTAATAAAGAAGCAATGTTTTTATTTATCTCTCCACTTAATACCATTTCAACAACTCTCATACTATCTTTACAAGTTACTCTATAACCATCAACAAAAGAAGAAGGTATTTCAAGTTTATTTAATAGTTCAGTAATTCTTGCTCCACCACCATGAACAACAATAGGTTTAATACCAAGAAGAGTTAACAAAACAATATCTTGAGCAAATTTTTCTTTTAAATCATCACTTGTTTGAGCACTTCCACCATATTTTATAACAATAGTTTTTCCATAAAACTTTTTGAAATAAGGTATTGCATCTATTAAAGTTTGAACTTTTTTATTAGTTTGTGGCATTATTTTCCTTCAAAATACTTTGTAAAAATTAAAGCTTAAATTATAACTAAAAATCTCTTTTAAAATGAAATATAGTAAAATCTTATATGGAAAAATATTTAGCATTAAAAGCAAGTGCAGGAAGTGGTAAAACTTTTGCACTAACCGTAAGATATATTAGTTTATTGTTACTTGGTGCAAATCCAAATGAGATTTTAACTTTAACATTTACAAATAAAGCAGCATCTCAAATGGGTGAGAGGATATTGGATACTCTGCAAAAATTAGGAAGTGATGAAAGTTATTTAGAAGAG
This window harbors:
- a CDS encoding TIGR04219 family outer membrane beta-barrel protein, with translation MNKNIKVAIIASSLLLSSANADFLRAELGAGAWLAKPSGEIKAKNGNGIDSSKEDSQTNFYAWAYFKHFLPLVPNLKLEYSKVENEGRADGNFSSYNTTDQSSDFTMKQIDIIPYYNILDNTFWTTIDLGVDFKLIDADYEVSGIPNSKISKSFVLPMGYARARVEIPATPFGIEADIKYIKYSDNQAYDSKIKIDYTFDFPVVQPALEVGYRVQKIKVDKLSNLETDLDFSGVYAGLMLRF
- the accA gene encoding acetyl-CoA carboxylase carboxyl transferase subunit alpha gives rise to the protein MATYLEFEEKIKKIEDEIVLARIKADEPAIEILEKKLEKEVEKTFKNLNDYQKLQLARHPDRPYALDYINGILDQAYEIHGDRHYIDDHAIVCYLGFINEQQVLIIGEQKGRGTKEKLKRNFGMPNPEGYRKALRAAQMAEKFQIPILMLVDTPGAYPGLGAEERNQSEAIARNLYEFANLTTPSVSVVIGEGGSGGALAISIADKLAMMRYSVYAVISPEGCSAILWNDPTKVETAAQALKITAENLKQQNLIEDVINEPLIGAHRKKDEAIMALKKYFLDSLEELKLLSPEERQAKKYQKIMNLGSFEE
- a CDS encoding beta-ketoacyl-ACP synthase II, whose protein sequence is MKRVVITGLGTINSTGHSVAESFEAIKNGVCGIDTITLFDASDFTVQIAGEVKNFDPETVMDKKEVKKADRFIQLGIKAAHEAMIDSGFVTSENKKVDENDAARFGIISGSGIGGLSTIQKNSTICDTRGSRKISPFFIPSSLSNMLSGFISIEHNLKGPSLSHVTACAASTHAICDAFKTIALDGADRILVVGAESAVCGAGVGGFAAMKALSTRNDDPKKSSRPFDIDRDGFVMGEGAGALVIESLDSALERNAKIYCEIIGFGESGDANHITSPVVDGPLRAMKSALLMAERTLGTSVKIDYINMHGTSTPVGDKNETSAIKELFGGKENSPLVSSIKGQIGHCLGAAGAIEAIMTIKALNDGIIPPTINVENQDPECDLDVIPNIARNVELNTVMTNNFGFGGTNGSVIFKKFTK
- the acpP gene encoding acyl carrier protein; the encoded protein is MALFDDVKAVVVDQLDCDPAEVKEDSKFIEDLGADSLDVVELVMALEEKFDIEIPDEEAEKILTVGDAISYIENNA
- the fabG gene encoding 3-oxoacyl-ACP reductase FabG; amino-acid sequence: MKFTGKNVLITGASKGIGAEIARNLASYGLKVWINYRSKIEEAEALKENIEKNGGTAAIIKADVSNEEEFINAIKTIVDSDGELSYLVNNAGITKDKLALRMSVEDFTDVINANLVSTFIGCRESLKTMSKKRFGSVVNISSIVGEMGNPGQTNYSASKGGVNTMTKSFAKEGASRNIRFNSVTPGFIKTDMTDLLKDEVKAEYEKNIPLSRFGNPSEIADAVAFLLSDHSSYITGEILKVNGGLYV
- a CDS encoding queuosine precursor transporter, which codes for MTKKQLILYVTIFSSLVITANYTVQFPINEWLTYGAIMFPFTFLLTDILSENFEKKEVLNVIKYGVLIAIIPTILIAGWQIAFASLTCLVVSQYINVRIFKFLKRKFINLWWLRSNGSTLIGQFFDTSIFFILAFSFVMPFETILKLIIGDYLIKVSLALLDMPIFYLIAIKFREKIFHRA
- a CDS encoding 16S rRNA (uracil(1498)-N(3))-methyltransferase; this encodes MQYVFDKNAKDNTLFIKDENYNYLIKARRHKLGDKIAFRNLEDNFIYIYKLSNIDKKSAILDLELEEEKIIENDKELHLAWCIIDPKIIYENITSLNELGVSKISFIYSDFSQKNFKINFEKLEKILINSSSQCGRSSIVKIDIYKNIDEFIKDYPKSYILDFSNNLIESKKDLIDNLIVGPEGGFSKRERELFNKDLVLGFKSNLVLRSETAIISASSKIII
- a CDS encoding c-type cytochrome is translated as MRELKILAVVVVLTLVMYWGVEPFAHSQMHPSVSNANFNFAEADSQTSKENVNKLQIALDDANKALVKANDENRSNLEKAVKAAEAELTKAQNFEKTINEFWASNQEAINANGNVSNGEMLVNANCTACHSIESKGFAQVMDNATLSSAYGVTPPDLGSSGKLYTKEFLVAFIKDPILASKVSHKFEDGSAAHPMPGYGWMSSQEIADMVAYLEAIAPKEMTNKEVYVNACQRCHDLQYADMKDKTMLSFTNHDDIARYMGKLPPDLSQHIISRGPDYIGKLVNDPQKLLEGTAMPRVGLNQESQEQVIAYLEEIGDTKKQEREELGPRFIVYAIIFAIIAFLWKGVKWRDIH
- a CDS encoding cytochrome b; this translates as MAKFEKANSVGEWLDQRLNVKAFNKIMMTEYWIPKDINFLWAMGVLLATTFGILVISGLFLMMYYKPDVNLAFNSVNYTIMQEVAFGWLFRHMHGVAASVIFLIIYIHMLTGIYYGSYKQGREMIWISGMLLFVTFSAAGFSGYMLPWGQMSYWAAMVITNLFGGVPFIGDALVVWIRGDFNVADATLTRFFMLHVFLLPIVIMGLIGLHFYTLRIPHVNNQSSEDIDYDAEAQKYLSGNKKESKVIPFWPVFISKDLAVLGVFLIFYFYLVFFHYSFAMDPINFEPANPMVTPAHIYPEWYFLWSYEVLRGFFFDIAGISAFNLGLMAFAFANGVFFVLPWLDRDSKVLPAHKRPFFFIWFWILVADLIVLTIWGKLPPTGTNAWVGFFAAITFILLFVLLPFITKKDQERRG
- a CDS encoding Rieske 2Fe-2S domain-containing protein, whose product is MSKNTNRRDFIGYSFVAVAAVGGAASLYGMKQVWDPLPSVLAGGFTKVDLSALKAGEPETFTWRGKPIFVLKKTADMDNSARDLVVANDRYTVAIGLCTHLGCIPAWKKTEWKCACHGGVFDASGKQTFGPPPRPLDLPPFEIEGNTLVLGNEGPEYKQIAEAMMA
- the thrC gene encoding threonine synthase, yielding MSFIETRGNDGIKPNEVSFSEAILNPSASFGGLYVPKNLPNLEKDFIQNHLDKSYKELAFNILKAFKIDIEDSEIKKALDLYDNFDDKNNPSPVVKVKNDLYVNEQYHGPTRAFKDMALQPFGSILSSLAQKKNENYLILAATSGDTGPAALSTFRNKKNIQVVCLYPDGGTSDVQKLQMVCEKAENLKVLGIEGNFDDAQNALKSLLSSNSFKEELEKENIKLSAANSVNFGRIIFQIIYHFWSYLELIRQNAIKNGEKIYLVVPSGNFGNVLGAYYAQKMGLNVEKLLVASNENNILTEWLTTGIYDIRDKDLKLTKSPAMDILKSSNIERVIYDLFGAKRTKELMEDLNSKNIFTMSQDETKELQKYFSATFSNDSFGNQTIKDFLDNGYLMDPHTATCIKAYKELKDKDLITVIYSTAEWTKFSPTVLNALNQNSTKYTDKEALEEISTKFNAKLPDTIKELFNSKIIHNLVIQREKIEENIISFIRKS
- the argB gene encoding acetylglutamate kinase, with protein sequence MPQTNKKVQTLIDAIPYFKKFYGKTIVIKYGGSAQTSDDLKEKFAQDIVLLTLLGIKPIVVHGGGARITELLNKLEIPSSFVDGYRVTCKDSMRVVEMVLSGEINKNIASLLNHHGAKAIGISGKDSGIIKASPKDGGKFGFTGEIDYVNGEMINKLLGEGFIPVIAPIGDSLEPNHPGFNINADVAACEIASAVKAQKVIFLTDTIGVLDKEKNLIQTLDKKSVEDYKKDGTIAGGMIPKVDSCIKAIHNGVNKAHIIDGRVEHSILLELFTSDGIGTQFIRVDNPNNGINIEKLLND